One genomic window of Paramormyrops kingsleyae isolate MSU_618 chromosome 20, PKINGS_0.4, whole genome shotgun sequence includes the following:
- the LOC111848459 gene encoding uncharacterized protein isoform X5, translated as MGAAGAPGQIDNAHKSTAGRKSHSASMDFASLFSRPPDCVDPMSPSHPQPAAVLRNEVCQRVGIKRKRGKQGKREDEKGNTAEEIAPQMKNDEGRSVSQQDEPQHGADRRRQRHSYQEELEQYRRIQVEVSGPGQHQEPHQDRWEEENVQRPDGGGQAREGPGQGGQGMKKKKKKKKKKKGGAQHGSCHQKPPGFVKKPFMSQEFISQHAMEHRGRLICKYFLGGRCLKVLNKSEVRVANAEPERCEDRPSSVEAPATLPGTCPTPDLGFRLPPSPFRPTFYSSSLPDHRLQAPRASGTAVDGQHVSAPCGSSSRAQAAPPQQRDVPLRFGDGPPHSGVSPRQEELSKGQELRDTPTEIPLRPLPGSTPRDPRPPGTASAPVALSCPAFARQLGWPHEDCTATYLPAVVTALSDPPKDVPPEEVEHLTASPVVLTPPPPIAHALSLTLPPPATPPVSLTSPFTATPPVCFTLPPTATPPVSLTSPFTATPPVCFTLPPTAMPPVSLTPPLTTTPPVSLTLPPAATPPVSFTPPSPTVPPVSLSPPPPAAPPAGGDQAPAVHNLPVRVLMPWSRAAPASRLPEPAQVGHSSLFRDIFNMPLPLLSASDWPL; from the exons ATGGGCGCCGCAGGGGCGCCAGGCCAGATCGATAACGCTCACAAATCTACTGCAGGGAGAAA AAGCCATTCTGCAAGCATGGACTTCGCAAGCCTGTTCTCCAGACCCCCAGACTGCGTAGATCCCATGAGCCCCTCGCACCCGCAGCCCGCAGCGGTATTAAG AAATGAGGTGTGTCAGCGGGTTGGAATTAAAAGGAAGAGGGGAAAACAGGGGAAGAGAGAAGATGAGAAAGGCAACACGGCTGAAGAAATTGCCCCTCAGATGAAGAACGATGAGGGCAGATCGGTGTCACAG CAGGATGAACCGCAGCACGGAGCCGACCGCCGCAGGCAGCGCCACAGCTAccaggaggagctggagcaATATCGCAGGATTCAGGTGGAGGTGTCGGGACCAGGCCAGCACCAGGAGCCGCACCAGGACAGATGGGAAGAGGAGAACGTGCAGAGGCCTGACGGTGGGGGCCAAGCTAGAGAGG GCCCCGGCCAGGGGGGGCAGGgcatgaagaagaagaagaaaaagaagaagaagaaaaaggggGGAGCTCAGCATGGCAGCTGTCATCAGAAG cccccaggcTTTGTGAAGAAGCCCTTCATGTCACAGGAGTTCATCAGCCAACATGCCATGGAGCACAGAGGCCGCCTCATCTGCAAATATTTCCTGGGTGGGCGCTGCCTCAAG GTCCTGAACAAAAGCGAGGTGCGTGTGGCGAATGCAGAGCCAGAGAGGTGTGAAGACAGGCCGTCCTCTGTAGAGGCCCCCGCCACACTGCCCGGCACCTGCCCCACACCGGACCTGGGCTTCAGGTTGCCACCTTCTCCTTTTAGACCTAC GTTCTACAGCTCCTCTCTTCCGGATCACAGACTCCAGGCACCTCGGGCTTCAGGGACCGCTGTGGATGGCCAGCACGTGAGCGCCCCCTGCGGGAGCAGCTCCAGGGCCCAGGCAGCTCCGCCCCAACAGAGAG ATGTGCCGCTCCGCTTTGGGGACGGTCCCCCGCACAGTGGGGTGTCCCCGCGGCAGGAGGAGCTCTCTAAAGGCCAGGAGCTGAGGGACACCCCCACTGAGATCCCTCTCAGGCCATTGCCTGGCTCGACCCCCCGGGACCCCCGGCCGCCGGGCACCGCTTCCGCCCCTGTTGCCTTGTCCTGCCCGGCCTTCGCCCGCCAGCTAGGGTGGCCTCATGAAGACTGTACCGCCACCTACCTGCCAGCTGTCGTCACTGCGCTCTCTGATCCTCCAAAGGATGTCCCCCCGGAGGAGGTCGAGCACCTCACCGCATCCCCTGTTGTTCTGACCCCGCCTCCTCCCATCGCACACGCTTTGTCTTTGACTCTGCCTCCTCCAGCCACACCCCCTGTCTCTCTGACCTCGCCTTTcacagccacgccccctgtctGTTTTACCCTGCCTcccacagccacaccccctgTCTCTCTGACCTCGCCTTTcacagccacgccccctgtctGTTTTACCCTGCCTCCCACAGCCATGCCCCCTGTCTCTCTGACCCCGCCTCTCACAACCACACCCCCTGTCTCTCTGACCCTGCCTCccgcagccacgccccctgtctCTTTCACCCCGCCTTCCCCCACCGTGCCCCCTGTTTCTCTGTCCCCGCCTCCCCCTGCCGCACCCCCTGCGGGAGGTGACCAGGCCCCCGCGGTACACAACCTGCCGGTCCGGGTGCTGATGCCTTGGAGCCGGGCGGCCCCGGCCAGCAGGCTGCCGGAGCCGGCCCAGGTGGGGCACAGCAGCCTCTTTCGGGACATCTTTAACATGCCACTTCCCTTGCTGTCTGCCAGCGACTGGCCTCTCTAG
- the LOC111848459 gene encoding uncharacterized protein isoform X2 → MGAAGAPGQIDNAHKSTAGRKSHSASMDFASLFSRPPDCVDPMSPSHPQPAAVLRNEVCQRVGIKRKRGKQGKREDEKGNTAEEIAPQMKNDEGRSVSQDEPQHGADRRRQRHSYQEELEQYRRIQVEVSGPGQHQEPHQDRWEEENVQRPDGGGQAREGPGQGGQGMKKKKKKKKKKKGGAQHGSCHQKPPGFVKKPFMSQEFISQHAMEHRGRLICKYFLGGRCLKEDQCKFEHELVILDKKLELCKYYVQGYCTKGESCIYMHNIYPCKFFHTNTKCYQGEHCKFSHDPLTETTRPLLEKVLNKSEVRVANAEPERCEDRPSSVEAPATLPGTCPTPDLGFRLPPSPFRPTFYSSSLPDHRLQAPRASGTAVDGQHVSAPCGSSSRAQAAPPQQRDVPLRFGDGPPHSGVSPRQEELSKGQELRDTPTEIPLRPLPGSTPRDPRPPGTASAPVALSCPAFARQLGWPHEDCTATYLPAVVTALSDPPKDVPPEEVEHLTASPVVLTPPPPIAHALSLTLPPPATPPVSLTSPFTATPPVCFTLPPTATPPVSLTSPFTATPPVCFTLPPTAMPPVSLTPPLTTTPPVSLTLPPAATPPVSFTPPSPTVPPVSLSPPPPAAPPAGGDQAPAVHNLPVRVLMPWSRAAPASRLPEPAQVGHSSLFRDIFNMPLPLLSASDWPL, encoded by the exons ATGGGCGCCGCAGGGGCGCCAGGCCAGATCGATAACGCTCACAAATCTACTGCAGGGAGAAA AAGCCATTCTGCAAGCATGGACTTCGCAAGCCTGTTCTCCAGACCCCCAGACTGCGTAGATCCCATGAGCCCCTCGCACCCGCAGCCCGCAGCGGTATTAAG AAATGAGGTGTGTCAGCGGGTTGGAATTAAAAGGAAGAGGGGAAAACAGGGGAAGAGAGAAGATGAGAAAGGCAACACGGCTGAAGAAATTGCCCCTCAGATGAAGAACGATGAGGGCAGATCGGTGTCACAG GATGAACCGCAGCACGGAGCCGACCGCCGCAGGCAGCGCCACAGCTAccaggaggagctggagcaATATCGCAGGATTCAGGTGGAGGTGTCGGGACCAGGCCAGCACCAGGAGCCGCACCAGGACAGATGGGAAGAGGAGAACGTGCAGAGGCCTGACGGTGGGGGCCAAGCTAGAGAGG GCCCCGGCCAGGGGGGGCAGGgcatgaagaagaagaagaaaaagaagaagaagaaaaaggggGGAGCTCAGCATGGCAGCTGTCATCAGAAG cccccaggcTTTGTGAAGAAGCCCTTCATGTCACAGGAGTTCATCAGCCAACATGCCATGGAGCACAGAGGCCGCCTCATCTGCAAATATTTCCTGGGTGGGCGCTGCCTCAAG GAGGACCAGTGTAAATTCGAGCATGAGCTGGTGATCCTGGACAAGAAACTAGAATTGTGCAAGTACTACGTGCAGGGTTACTGCACTAAGGGAGAGAGCTGCATCTACATGCACAATATC TACCCCTGTAAGTTCTTCCACACGAATACAAAATGCTATCAAGGGGAGCACTGCAAGTTCTCCCACGATCCTCTGACAGAGACCACCAGACCTTTGCTGGAGAAG GTCCTGAACAAAAGCGAGGTGCGTGTGGCGAATGCAGAGCCAGAGAGGTGTGAAGACAGGCCGTCCTCTGTAGAGGCCCCCGCCACACTGCCCGGCACCTGCCCCACACCGGACCTGGGCTTCAGGTTGCCACCTTCTCCTTTTAGACCTAC GTTCTACAGCTCCTCTCTTCCGGATCACAGACTCCAGGCACCTCGGGCTTCAGGGACCGCTGTGGATGGCCAGCACGTGAGCGCCCCCTGCGGGAGCAGCTCCAGGGCCCAGGCAGCTCCGCCCCAACAGAGAG ATGTGCCGCTCCGCTTTGGGGACGGTCCCCCGCACAGTGGGGTGTCCCCGCGGCAGGAGGAGCTCTCTAAAGGCCAGGAGCTGAGGGACACCCCCACTGAGATCCCTCTCAGGCCATTGCCTGGCTCGACCCCCCGGGACCCCCGGCCGCCGGGCACCGCTTCCGCCCCTGTTGCCTTGTCCTGCCCGGCCTTCGCCCGCCAGCTAGGGTGGCCTCATGAAGACTGTACCGCCACCTACCTGCCAGCTGTCGTCACTGCGCTCTCTGATCCTCCAAAGGATGTCCCCCCGGAGGAGGTCGAGCACCTCACCGCATCCCCTGTTGTTCTGACCCCGCCTCCTCCCATCGCACACGCTTTGTCTTTGACTCTGCCTCCTCCAGCCACACCCCCTGTCTCTCTGACCTCGCCTTTcacagccacgccccctgtctGTTTTACCCTGCCTcccacagccacaccccctgTCTCTCTGACCTCGCCTTTcacagccacgccccctgtctGTTTTACCCTGCCTCCCACAGCCATGCCCCCTGTCTCTCTGACCCCGCCTCTCACAACCACACCCCCTGTCTCTCTGACCCTGCCTCccgcagccacgccccctgtctCTTTCACCCCGCCTTCCCCCACCGTGCCCCCTGTTTCTCTGTCCCCGCCTCCCCCTGCCGCACCCCCTGCGGGAGGTGACCAGGCCCCCGCGGTACACAACCTGCCGGTCCGGGTGCTGATGCCTTGGAGCCGGGCGGCCCCGGCCAGCAGGCTGCCGGAGCCGGCCCAGGTGGGGCACAGCAGCCTCTTTCGGGACATCTTTAACATGCCACTTCCCTTGCTGTCTGCCAGCGACTGGCCTCTCTAG
- the LOC111848459 gene encoding uncharacterized protein isoform X1: MGAAGAPGQIDNAHKSTAGRKSHSASMDFASLFSRPPDCVDPMSPSHPQPAAVLRNEVCQRVGIKRKRGKQGKREDEKGNTAEEIAPQMKNDEGRSVSQQDEPQHGADRRRQRHSYQEELEQYRRIQVEVSGPGQHQEPHQDRWEEENVQRPDGGGQAREGPGQGGQGMKKKKKKKKKKKGGAQHGSCHQKPPGFVKKPFMSQEFISQHAMEHRGRLICKYFLGGRCLKEDQCKFEHELVILDKKLELCKYYVQGYCTKGESCIYMHNIYPCKFFHTNTKCYQGEHCKFSHDPLTETTRPLLEKVLNKSEVRVANAEPERCEDRPSSVEAPATLPGTCPTPDLGFRLPPSPFRPTFYSSSLPDHRLQAPRASGTAVDGQHVSAPCGSSSRAQAAPPQQRDVPLRFGDGPPHSGVSPRQEELSKGQELRDTPTEIPLRPLPGSTPRDPRPPGTASAPVALSCPAFARQLGWPHEDCTATYLPAVVTALSDPPKDVPPEEVEHLTASPVVLTPPPPIAHALSLTLPPPATPPVSLTSPFTATPPVCFTLPPTATPPVSLTSPFTATPPVCFTLPPTAMPPVSLTPPLTTTPPVSLTLPPAATPPVSFTPPSPTVPPVSLSPPPPAAPPAGGDQAPAVHNLPVRVLMPWSRAAPASRLPEPAQVGHSSLFRDIFNMPLPLLSASDWPL, encoded by the exons ATGGGCGCCGCAGGGGCGCCAGGCCAGATCGATAACGCTCACAAATCTACTGCAGGGAGAAA AAGCCATTCTGCAAGCATGGACTTCGCAAGCCTGTTCTCCAGACCCCCAGACTGCGTAGATCCCATGAGCCCCTCGCACCCGCAGCCCGCAGCGGTATTAAG AAATGAGGTGTGTCAGCGGGTTGGAATTAAAAGGAAGAGGGGAAAACAGGGGAAGAGAGAAGATGAGAAAGGCAACACGGCTGAAGAAATTGCCCCTCAGATGAAGAACGATGAGGGCAGATCGGTGTCACAG CAGGATGAACCGCAGCACGGAGCCGACCGCCGCAGGCAGCGCCACAGCTAccaggaggagctggagcaATATCGCAGGATTCAGGTGGAGGTGTCGGGACCAGGCCAGCACCAGGAGCCGCACCAGGACAGATGGGAAGAGGAGAACGTGCAGAGGCCTGACGGTGGGGGCCAAGCTAGAGAGG GCCCCGGCCAGGGGGGGCAGGgcatgaagaagaagaagaaaaagaagaagaagaaaaaggggGGAGCTCAGCATGGCAGCTGTCATCAGAAG cccccaggcTTTGTGAAGAAGCCCTTCATGTCACAGGAGTTCATCAGCCAACATGCCATGGAGCACAGAGGCCGCCTCATCTGCAAATATTTCCTGGGTGGGCGCTGCCTCAAG GAGGACCAGTGTAAATTCGAGCATGAGCTGGTGATCCTGGACAAGAAACTAGAATTGTGCAAGTACTACGTGCAGGGTTACTGCACTAAGGGAGAGAGCTGCATCTACATGCACAATATC TACCCCTGTAAGTTCTTCCACACGAATACAAAATGCTATCAAGGGGAGCACTGCAAGTTCTCCCACGATCCTCTGACAGAGACCACCAGACCTTTGCTGGAGAAG GTCCTGAACAAAAGCGAGGTGCGTGTGGCGAATGCAGAGCCAGAGAGGTGTGAAGACAGGCCGTCCTCTGTAGAGGCCCCCGCCACACTGCCCGGCACCTGCCCCACACCGGACCTGGGCTTCAGGTTGCCACCTTCTCCTTTTAGACCTAC GTTCTACAGCTCCTCTCTTCCGGATCACAGACTCCAGGCACCTCGGGCTTCAGGGACCGCTGTGGATGGCCAGCACGTGAGCGCCCCCTGCGGGAGCAGCTCCAGGGCCCAGGCAGCTCCGCCCCAACAGAGAG ATGTGCCGCTCCGCTTTGGGGACGGTCCCCCGCACAGTGGGGTGTCCCCGCGGCAGGAGGAGCTCTCTAAAGGCCAGGAGCTGAGGGACACCCCCACTGAGATCCCTCTCAGGCCATTGCCTGGCTCGACCCCCCGGGACCCCCGGCCGCCGGGCACCGCTTCCGCCCCTGTTGCCTTGTCCTGCCCGGCCTTCGCCCGCCAGCTAGGGTGGCCTCATGAAGACTGTACCGCCACCTACCTGCCAGCTGTCGTCACTGCGCTCTCTGATCCTCCAAAGGATGTCCCCCCGGAGGAGGTCGAGCACCTCACCGCATCCCCTGTTGTTCTGACCCCGCCTCCTCCCATCGCACACGCTTTGTCTTTGACTCTGCCTCCTCCAGCCACACCCCCTGTCTCTCTGACCTCGCCTTTcacagccacgccccctgtctGTTTTACCCTGCCTcccacagccacaccccctgTCTCTCTGACCTCGCCTTTcacagccacgccccctgtctGTTTTACCCTGCCTCCCACAGCCATGCCCCCTGTCTCTCTGACCCCGCCTCTCACAACCACACCCCCTGTCTCTCTGACCCTGCCTCccgcagccacgccccctgtctCTTTCACCCCGCCTTCCCCCACCGTGCCCCCTGTTTCTCTGTCCCCGCCTCCCCCTGCCGCACCCCCTGCGGGAGGTGACCAGGCCCCCGCGGTACACAACCTGCCGGTCCGGGTGCTGATGCCTTGGAGCCGGGCGGCCCCGGCCAGCAGGCTGCCGGAGCCGGCCCAGGTGGGGCACAGCAGCCTCTTTCGGGACATCTTTAACATGCCACTTCCCTTGCTGTCTGCCAGCGACTGGCCTCTCTAG
- the LOC111848459 gene encoding uncharacterized protein isoform X3: MGAAGAPGQIDNAHKSTAGRKSHSASMDFASLFSRPPDCVDPMSPSHPQPAAVLRNEVCQRVGIKRKRGKQGKREDEKGNTAEEIAPQMKNDEGRSVSQQDEPQHGADRRRQRHSYQEELEQYRRIQVEVSGPGQHQEPHQDRWEEENVQRPDGGGQAREGPGQGGQGMKKKKKKKKKKKGGAQHGSCHQKPPGFVKKPFMSQEFISQHAMEHRGRLICKYFLGGRCLKEDQCKFEHELVILDKKLELCKYYVQGYCTKGESCIYMHNIYPCKFFHTNTKCYQGEHCKFSHDPLTETTRPLLEKVLNKSEVRVANAEPERCEDRPSSVEAPATLPGTCPTPDLGFRFYSSSLPDHRLQAPRASGTAVDGQHVSAPCGSSSRAQAAPPQQRDVPLRFGDGPPHSGVSPRQEELSKGQELRDTPTEIPLRPLPGSTPRDPRPPGTASAPVALSCPAFARQLGWPHEDCTATYLPAVVTALSDPPKDVPPEEVEHLTASPVVLTPPPPIAHALSLTLPPPATPPVSLTSPFTATPPVCFTLPPTATPPVSLTSPFTATPPVCFTLPPTAMPPVSLTPPLTTTPPVSLTLPPAATPPVSFTPPSPTVPPVSLSPPPPAAPPAGGDQAPAVHNLPVRVLMPWSRAAPASRLPEPAQVGHSSLFRDIFNMPLPLLSASDWPL; this comes from the exons ATGGGCGCCGCAGGGGCGCCAGGCCAGATCGATAACGCTCACAAATCTACTGCAGGGAGAAA AAGCCATTCTGCAAGCATGGACTTCGCAAGCCTGTTCTCCAGACCCCCAGACTGCGTAGATCCCATGAGCCCCTCGCACCCGCAGCCCGCAGCGGTATTAAG AAATGAGGTGTGTCAGCGGGTTGGAATTAAAAGGAAGAGGGGAAAACAGGGGAAGAGAGAAGATGAGAAAGGCAACACGGCTGAAGAAATTGCCCCTCAGATGAAGAACGATGAGGGCAGATCGGTGTCACAG CAGGATGAACCGCAGCACGGAGCCGACCGCCGCAGGCAGCGCCACAGCTAccaggaggagctggagcaATATCGCAGGATTCAGGTGGAGGTGTCGGGACCAGGCCAGCACCAGGAGCCGCACCAGGACAGATGGGAAGAGGAGAACGTGCAGAGGCCTGACGGTGGGGGCCAAGCTAGAGAGG GCCCCGGCCAGGGGGGGCAGGgcatgaagaagaagaagaaaaagaagaagaagaaaaaggggGGAGCTCAGCATGGCAGCTGTCATCAGAAG cccccaggcTTTGTGAAGAAGCCCTTCATGTCACAGGAGTTCATCAGCCAACATGCCATGGAGCACAGAGGCCGCCTCATCTGCAAATATTTCCTGGGTGGGCGCTGCCTCAAG GAGGACCAGTGTAAATTCGAGCATGAGCTGGTGATCCTGGACAAGAAACTAGAATTGTGCAAGTACTACGTGCAGGGTTACTGCACTAAGGGAGAGAGCTGCATCTACATGCACAATATC TACCCCTGTAAGTTCTTCCACACGAATACAAAATGCTATCAAGGGGAGCACTGCAAGTTCTCCCACGATCCTCTGACAGAGACCACCAGACCTTTGCTGGAGAAG GTCCTGAACAAAAGCGAGGTGCGTGTGGCGAATGCAGAGCCAGAGAGGTGTGAAGACAGGCCGTCCTCTGTAGAGGCCCCCGCCACACTGCCCGGCACCTGCCCCACACCGGACCTGGGCTTCAG GTTCTACAGCTCCTCTCTTCCGGATCACAGACTCCAGGCACCTCGGGCTTCAGGGACCGCTGTGGATGGCCAGCACGTGAGCGCCCCCTGCGGGAGCAGCTCCAGGGCCCAGGCAGCTCCGCCCCAACAGAGAG ATGTGCCGCTCCGCTTTGGGGACGGTCCCCCGCACAGTGGGGTGTCCCCGCGGCAGGAGGAGCTCTCTAAAGGCCAGGAGCTGAGGGACACCCCCACTGAGATCCCTCTCAGGCCATTGCCTGGCTCGACCCCCCGGGACCCCCGGCCGCCGGGCACCGCTTCCGCCCCTGTTGCCTTGTCCTGCCCGGCCTTCGCCCGCCAGCTAGGGTGGCCTCATGAAGACTGTACCGCCACCTACCTGCCAGCTGTCGTCACTGCGCTCTCTGATCCTCCAAAGGATGTCCCCCCGGAGGAGGTCGAGCACCTCACCGCATCCCCTGTTGTTCTGACCCCGCCTCCTCCCATCGCACACGCTTTGTCTTTGACTCTGCCTCCTCCAGCCACACCCCCTGTCTCTCTGACCTCGCCTTTcacagccacgccccctgtctGTTTTACCCTGCCTcccacagccacaccccctgTCTCTCTGACCTCGCCTTTcacagccacgccccctgtctGTTTTACCCTGCCTCCCACAGCCATGCCCCCTGTCTCTCTGACCCCGCCTCTCACAACCACACCCCCTGTCTCTCTGACCCTGCCTCccgcagccacgccccctgtctCTTTCACCCCGCCTTCCCCCACCGTGCCCCCTGTTTCTCTGTCCCCGCCTCCCCCTGCCGCACCCCCTGCGGGAGGTGACCAGGCCCCCGCGGTACACAACCTGCCGGTCCGGGTGCTGATGCCTTGGAGCCGGGCGGCCCCGGCCAGCAGGCTGCCGGAGCCGGCCCAGGTGGGGCACAGCAGCCTCTTTCGGGACATCTTTAACATGCCACTTCCCTTGCTGTCTGCCAGCGACTGGCCTCTCTAG
- the LOC111848459 gene encoding uncharacterized protein isoform X4, which yields MDFASLFSRPPDCVDPMSPSHPQPAAVLRNEVCQRVGIKRKRGKQGKREDEKGNTAEEIAPQMKNDEGRSVSQQDEPQHGADRRRQRHSYQEELEQYRRIQVEVSGPGQHQEPHQDRWEEENVQRPDGGGQAREGPGQGGQGMKKKKKKKKKKKGGAQHGSCHQKPPGFVKKPFMSQEFISQHAMEHRGRLICKYFLGGRCLKEDQCKFEHELVILDKKLELCKYYVQGYCTKGESCIYMHNIYPCKFFHTNTKCYQGEHCKFSHDPLTETTRPLLEKVLNKSEVRVANAEPERCEDRPSSVEAPATLPGTCPTPDLGFRLPPSPFRPTFYSSSLPDHRLQAPRASGTAVDGQHVSAPCGSSSRAQAAPPQQRDVPLRFGDGPPHSGVSPRQEELSKGQELRDTPTEIPLRPLPGSTPRDPRPPGTASAPVALSCPAFARQLGWPHEDCTATYLPAVVTALSDPPKDVPPEEVEHLTASPVVLTPPPPIAHALSLTLPPPATPPVSLTSPFTATPPVCFTLPPTATPPVSLTSPFTATPPVCFTLPPTAMPPVSLTPPLTTTPPVSLTLPPAATPPVSFTPPSPTVPPVSLSPPPPAAPPAGGDQAPAVHNLPVRVLMPWSRAAPASRLPEPAQVGHSSLFRDIFNMPLPLLSASDWPL from the exons ATGGACTTCGCAAGCCTGTTCTCCAGACCCCCAGACTGCGTAGATCCCATGAGCCCCTCGCACCCGCAGCCCGCAGCGGTATTAAG AAATGAGGTGTGTCAGCGGGTTGGAATTAAAAGGAAGAGGGGAAAACAGGGGAAGAGAGAAGATGAGAAAGGCAACACGGCTGAAGAAATTGCCCCTCAGATGAAGAACGATGAGGGCAGATCGGTGTCACAG CAGGATGAACCGCAGCACGGAGCCGACCGCCGCAGGCAGCGCCACAGCTAccaggaggagctggagcaATATCGCAGGATTCAGGTGGAGGTGTCGGGACCAGGCCAGCACCAGGAGCCGCACCAGGACAGATGGGAAGAGGAGAACGTGCAGAGGCCTGACGGTGGGGGCCAAGCTAGAGAGG GCCCCGGCCAGGGGGGGCAGGgcatgaagaagaagaagaaaaagaagaagaagaaaaaggggGGAGCTCAGCATGGCAGCTGTCATCAGAAG cccccaggcTTTGTGAAGAAGCCCTTCATGTCACAGGAGTTCATCAGCCAACATGCCATGGAGCACAGAGGCCGCCTCATCTGCAAATATTTCCTGGGTGGGCGCTGCCTCAAG GAGGACCAGTGTAAATTCGAGCATGAGCTGGTGATCCTGGACAAGAAACTAGAATTGTGCAAGTACTACGTGCAGGGTTACTGCACTAAGGGAGAGAGCTGCATCTACATGCACAATATC TACCCCTGTAAGTTCTTCCACACGAATACAAAATGCTATCAAGGGGAGCACTGCAAGTTCTCCCACGATCCTCTGACAGAGACCACCAGACCTTTGCTGGAGAAG GTCCTGAACAAAAGCGAGGTGCGTGTGGCGAATGCAGAGCCAGAGAGGTGTGAAGACAGGCCGTCCTCTGTAGAGGCCCCCGCCACACTGCCCGGCACCTGCCCCACACCGGACCTGGGCTTCAGGTTGCCACCTTCTCCTTTTAGACCTAC GTTCTACAGCTCCTCTCTTCCGGATCACAGACTCCAGGCACCTCGGGCTTCAGGGACCGCTGTGGATGGCCAGCACGTGAGCGCCCCCTGCGGGAGCAGCTCCAGGGCCCAGGCAGCTCCGCCCCAACAGAGAG ATGTGCCGCTCCGCTTTGGGGACGGTCCCCCGCACAGTGGGGTGTCCCCGCGGCAGGAGGAGCTCTCTAAAGGCCAGGAGCTGAGGGACACCCCCACTGAGATCCCTCTCAGGCCATTGCCTGGCTCGACCCCCCGGGACCCCCGGCCGCCGGGCACCGCTTCCGCCCCTGTTGCCTTGTCCTGCCCGGCCTTCGCCCGCCAGCTAGGGTGGCCTCATGAAGACTGTACCGCCACCTACCTGCCAGCTGTCGTCACTGCGCTCTCTGATCCTCCAAAGGATGTCCCCCCGGAGGAGGTCGAGCACCTCACCGCATCCCCTGTTGTTCTGACCCCGCCTCCTCCCATCGCACACGCTTTGTCTTTGACTCTGCCTCCTCCAGCCACACCCCCTGTCTCTCTGACCTCGCCTTTcacagccacgccccctgtctGTTTTACCCTGCCTcccacagccacaccccctgTCTCTCTGACCTCGCCTTTcacagccacgccccctgtctGTTTTACCCTGCCTCCCACAGCCATGCCCCCTGTCTCTCTGACCCCGCCTCTCACAACCACACCCCCTGTCTCTCTGACCCTGCCTCccgcagccacgccccctgtctCTTTCACCCCGCCTTCCCCCACCGTGCCCCCTGTTTCTCTGTCCCCGCCTCCCCCTGCCGCACCCCCTGCGGGAGGTGACCAGGCCCCCGCGGTACACAACCTGCCGGTCCGGGTGCTGATGCCTTGGAGCCGGGCGGCCCCGGCCAGCAGGCTGCCGGAGCCGGCCCAGGTGGGGCACAGCAGCCTCTTTCGGGACATCTTTAACATGCCACTTCCCTTGCTGTCTGCCAGCGACTGGCCTCTCTAG